CGACGCACGGAGCGATCGCCGTGGGAAACGCCACGCTCAGTGACCCCTTAAGGCGCAGGAGTAGGAACTCCCAGTTCGGCAGTTGGCTCGATCTTGGCGCAATCGGTGAGAACGTCACGACTGCCACCTTCGAGGAGGGGTGGGGGGGCGATCCAGACAGCGACTCCCCGGGGTTCGCGTTCGCTCCCAAGGACGGGGCTGACTGGAACACGGGCACATCTGGCGCTGCGGCAACAGTGTCCGGTGCCATCGCCCTGATGACGGCCGACGGCCAGAAGCCTCTACGTGCTGCCCATCGTGTGTTGAGCGCTGTCACGCCGTACAGCGATCCCAACATAGCCCTGGGTTGGGGTCTGCTGGACGCTGGTGCCGCCGCGACAGCGGACACCGTCCGGCTCTTCGGGCGGGACCGACTCGAGACGGCAGTGGAGGTATCGCGGGAGACGTTCCCTGGTGCTCCAGGTGCGAGCCCGGCCTCGATCTGGGTACCGAGCGCGCTCATCCTTGCCCGAGCCACCGATCCACCCGGGGGTCAAGGATTCGCGGACTCGCTCGTCGCCGCATCGATGGCGGGTGTTGTGGACGCACCGGTGCTCTTGATCGATGACGGGGATGAGGAATATCACCGTTGGCTCAACGGCGACTCACCCGTCTACCACGAGATGCAGAGGGCGGGGGGATGTCCATCCGCTGACAACGGCAACACCACCGTCTACATCGTCGGCGGCGATGCCGCGATCTCCAACACGTTCGAGACCAGTCTCGAGGCAGCTTGCTTTCCGAGCACCGTCAGACTCGGCGGCGCCGATCGCTGGAGCACATCCACGGCGGTTGCCTCGGAGGTTCTACGCCGTCGAAGCGGCTCGGTCGAGGTTGGGATCGCCTCGGGTCAAGCCTTCCCCGATGCCACGGCGATGAGCGCGTGGGCAGCCAAGACCAGTTCCCCCCTGATCCTCGTTCCGAAGGCGCTCACCAACGGCCGTCTCCCTGACGCGACGGAGGCCTGGCTCACCAACAACGCGAGCCGGATCTCGCACATCCACTTCGCAGGGGGCACCGCCGCGGTAAGCACGGCAGTCTGGGACCGCGTCGCCTACCTCACCAACTACCGGTCGATGACCCGCCATTCCGGCGACACGAGGTACGACACAGCGGTCGCGATCGCCGAGAACCTCTTCTCGTCGCCCGACGGTGTTGTCTTGGCTACCGGCTCGAATTGGCCCGACGCCGTCAGCGCAGGGGCACTGACGAGAGCGTACAAGGAGTCTGGTGGCCGACTGGGTTGGCCGATTCTGTTCACCCCAGAACCGAACGTCACGAGCTCCTTGCACCCCTCTACGGCTGCCTACGCGTCGCGCTCACATGTGAAGGGCGCGTACGTGGTTGGTGGACCGGAGGTTGTCGGGCGAGCCGCCATGGCCGAGCTCGAGGCTGCGACATGATTTCGTCGGCGTCGCAGACCTCACCGGTAGCAGCCGCGCGTGGCCGCGTTGGGGCCGGCCCTTCAAGGACGCGGATCGCCGCGCTGACCACCGGGATCGTCGTTCTCTTCGCTGGGGCTTGCGGCGGCGATCCTGCCCCGTTCCCCGCGGCCTCACCCGGCCCACAAGTGCTGGGTGGGGCGGAGTACTCGCTCGAGGGCAGCATCGCATGGCGAGATGAGGATCCCGGCGACTCCAGGTGCGGGACACTCTGCGTTGCTTTCTATGTCTCTTCGCCGGCGCCGTTGACGACTGCCGATATCCATGTGGATCAGCTGTGGGTGCGGACCGAGGAGGGCGTGTGGGAACCCGAGGTCAGCGACCCTCACCCGTACACCAGCAACGAGATCGCTGTCGTAGCTCGGTGGGGCCCGACGGTGTCGCTCGGCTCGCGCATCGACGTCGCAGCGCGAATCTGCGTTCCGGACGGCGATGAGTGCATCACCCTCGCTGCCTTAGACGTCCCACACGACGCGGTGGCGTAGTGCCCGCGTCGGGCAAGCGGATGGGCAGGAGATCGCATGGTTTGGGGCGTGGGCCGACGCGTCCCATCGAGGCGCGCGCGTTGGCGTCAGAGACCGCCTGTAGCCATTCGTTCGATGTGTACTGCGATCCGCGGTCGGAGTGGATGATCAGCCCGGGTGGGGGGCGCCGCGCCCCGGCCGCCATCGTCAGCGCGTCCAGGACGAGGCTGGTGCGCATGTGGTTGGCGGCTGCCCAGCCCAAGATCGCGCGGCAGCACACGTCGACGATCACCGCGACGTACACTCCCCTGCAGCGCGGGTACGTAGGGATGTCGATGCACCACTCCGGCCTCGACCTCGGCGGCGCCAACAACAACCGCGAGATCCACCCCGACCTCGCCAACCCGCTCCGCACCGACGAGTTCGACTGCGTCACCTCCGGATCGAGCTGCGCCCAGACCGCCACGCCGTTCAACCCCTGGCTGAACCACGCGACCAGCGTCGCCGGGGTCGCTGCCGCCACCACCAACAACCGTGCCGCGTACCCCGACGCGCAGGGTGGGATGGCATCGGTCGGCTACGACACCGACTACATCTCCTACCGCGTCCTGGAGCCCGAACAACGGCCCGACGGCACCTTCGCCGACCCGTGCCGGTCACGGCAGAACGGCGGGTTCTGCTTGCACCCGAGGCCATCCGGGGCGCCGCCGCCCGTGCTGGCAGCGCCAACGTGGGCGTGATCAACCTCAGCCTGCAGTTCACCAACAACTTCAACAACCTCCAGGGCGGCGAAGACCCCGACGGCTGGCCCGACCAGTGGCAGCTCGCCGTCAACGCTGCCGGGCGACGGGGCGTCTCGGTGGTCGGCATCGCCGGCAACGTCCGCGCTCCTGGCGGACCTCGGAATGACAGGTGCCAATTCGCCACCGGCACCGAGCTGTTCCCTGGTGCCGCGCACGGGGCCGTGACCGTCGGCGGCACCGACATCGACAATCACCTCTCCCAGGTGGCCGAGTTCCACGGCTGCATGTCCAACCAGGGGCAGTGGTTGGACATCGCCGCGGACGCCAACGAGATCATCACGTCGTGGTTCCCCAACGGCGACCACGGTGGCAACACACCGTTCGGGTTCATCAACGATGGCGGCGGCACATCGCTGGCCGCCCCGCAGGTCGCTGCTGCGATCTCGGCGCTGACCAGCAGCAACCCGGCTGCAACCGCCTACACGACCGGGGTCGGTGCGGCGCTGCCGGCGCTGCGGGCGGAGAACCGTGTCCTTGGCACCCTGCGACAGTTCGCAGTCGCTGGGCTCAACGTCGGGG
This DNA window, taken from Actinomycetota bacterium, encodes the following:
- a CDS encoding DDE-type integrase/transposase/recombinase; protein product: MYVAVIVDVCCRAILGWAAANHMRTSLVLDALTMAAGARRPPPGLIIHSDRGSQYTSNEWLQAVSDANARASMGRVGPRPKPCDLLPIRLPDAGTTPPRRVGRLRQRG